The following are encoded together in the Capsulimonas corticalis genome:
- a CDS encoding PAS domain S-box protein, producing MSAPNTQLHSFATIVLDEAGTVLSFDAEAENLFGYDASDCVGQTITAIMPEARRLFSERVGGSLVAGDFQLNALYQHTDPIPISLSLRAAELFGKSLYIAVLSPIAPAVTVAAPSEETFGSDDTMMLLAQASHRFQELFQGLPVACVCYDEHGQIYEWNRAYEHLSGYHPDQLLGAQVWDSIQGEAAKDRTREICRRIFAGDAADVIECEALRADGGTYAVKCAAFAIRNSEGAVIGAINTHQDITKHKQAEASLRLKEDHLQTVVTSAPIVLFAFDRNWTITVSEGRGLEMQGLKPGEAVGRSLYDYYGSMPDIIAACRSALAGNTLTTIDHFHGFSYETWYSPVWDDDGSVAGVVGVATDITQKQLAEEALKGTSEHLTRILETVAEGITIVDDNGRFTFANPAAEAILGASRDKIVQGSYLDPEWRMRGSDGEYCTPQDLPITQALISGRPVYDLELIYGRPDGRSVTLSVNAAPLADEHGVVTGAVTSFTDITQRKLSEQELRDAQEELEMRVVSRTRELGAANGALQQEIINHKRAEEETRRSNALLKAQLEAAPDGILILDENQKIACVNHHFMEIWNIPPDLIQLANHQKLVDHKMQFIKSRESFLDLKREEAEFPRRTHNFELHLTDGRILEGYSAPVVSPDNETLYGRIISHRDITERKQAEEELQRITAQTEMILTAISSVLIGVDENDTIITWNNAARNLFGPAAADVLGLPFRECGIQWKWEFVLDAIQICRNSGQNLRVEDTAYTRADGKDGILGLSINPIATHTGDTMGFVVIGTDITDRRILEGQLAQSQKLESIGQLAAGIAHEINTPVQYLSDNTRFLQDAFTDLQSALDAYAESLEASENGGVSPELIAKTKAAVDAADVEYLTEEIPSAIKQSLEGLERVAHLVRAMKDFSHPGMAEKTAVDLNRTIDSTVTVARNEWKYVADLVTDFDDSLPLVHCLPGELNQVVLNMVVNAAHAISDVVGDSVSEKGVITIRTMQDGEWVEIRISDTGSGMPEHVKKKIFDPFFTTKGVGKGTGQGLAISHSVIVDKHGGTIAVESEPGAGSTFIIRLPINDTEIEHAKAA from the coding sequence ATGAGCGCACCAAACACACAACTCCATTCGTTCGCCACCATCGTTCTGGATGAGGCTGGCACAGTACTTTCCTTCGACGCCGAAGCGGAGAATCTCTTTGGCTACGACGCGTCGGACTGCGTCGGGCAGACCATCACGGCCATCATGCCGGAGGCGCGCCGGCTGTTTTCCGAGCGTGTCGGCGGGTCGCTGGTCGCGGGCGACTTTCAGCTCAATGCGCTCTACCAGCACACCGACCCAATTCCGATTTCACTCTCCCTGCGCGCGGCGGAGCTGTTTGGCAAGTCCCTTTACATCGCCGTCCTGTCGCCGATCGCTCCTGCTGTCACGGTGGCGGCGCCGTCCGAAGAGACGTTCGGAAGCGACGACACGATGATGCTGCTCGCGCAGGCGTCCCATCGTTTTCAGGAACTCTTCCAGGGGCTTCCCGTCGCCTGCGTCTGCTACGATGAGCACGGACAGATCTACGAATGGAACCGGGCGTACGAGCATCTCAGCGGATATCATCCCGATCAGCTGCTGGGCGCCCAAGTTTGGGACTCCATTCAAGGGGAAGCGGCGAAGGACCGAACGCGCGAGATTTGCCGGCGGATTTTCGCGGGCGACGCCGCGGACGTAATCGAGTGCGAAGCCCTGCGGGCGGACGGCGGAACTTACGCAGTCAAGTGCGCGGCCTTCGCCATCCGCAACTCCGAGGGCGCAGTTATCGGCGCGATCAACACGCATCAGGATATCACAAAGCATAAACAGGCCGAAGCGAGCCTGCGGCTCAAAGAGGACCATCTGCAAACGGTCGTCACAAGCGCGCCGATCGTGCTTTTTGCCTTCGACCGCAATTGGACGATCACCGTTTCCGAAGGCAGAGGACTGGAGATGCAAGGCCTCAAGCCCGGCGAGGCGGTCGGCCGATCCTTGTACGATTACTATGGAAGTATGCCGGATATCATCGCCGCATGCCGAAGCGCGCTTGCCGGCAATACTCTGACGACGATCGATCACTTCCATGGTTTCTCTTATGAGACCTGGTACTCCCCCGTCTGGGATGACGACGGCTCCGTCGCGGGTGTCGTCGGCGTCGCCACCGACATCACGCAGAAGCAGCTCGCCGAAGAGGCTCTGAAGGGCACTTCCGAACACTTGACCCGGATTTTGGAAACAGTCGCGGAAGGCATCACGATTGTCGACGACAATGGCCGCTTTACCTTCGCCAATCCTGCGGCCGAAGCGATTCTGGGGGCGTCGCGGGACAAAATCGTCCAGGGCTCCTATCTCGATCCGGAATGGCGCATGCGCGGCTCCGACGGCGAATACTGCACGCCGCAAGATCTGCCGATCACCCAGGCGCTGATATCGGGACGCCCCGTATATGACCTGGAGCTGATCTATGGTCGTCCCGACGGGCGCTCCGTCACGCTGTCCGTCAACGCCGCGCCGCTTGCGGACGAGCATGGCGTCGTCACCGGCGCCGTCACCTCTTTTACCGACATCACTCAGCGCAAGCTTTCCGAGCAGGAGCTGCGCGATGCGCAGGAAGAGCTAGAAATGCGCGTTGTGTCACGAACGCGCGAACTCGGCGCCGCGAACGGCGCGCTCCAGCAGGAGATTATCAATCACAAGCGCGCCGAAGAAGAGACACGCCGCAGCAATGCGCTGCTCAAGGCGCAGCTTGAGGCCGCGCCGGACGGAATTCTCATTCTGGATGAGAACCAGAAGATCGCCTGCGTCAACCATCACTTCATGGAGATCTGGAATATTCCCCCGGATCTGATCCAACTCGCCAACCATCAAAAGTTAGTCGATCACAAAATGCAGTTCATCAAAAGCAGGGAAAGTTTCCTCGATCTCAAGCGAGAAGAGGCTGAGTTCCCACGGCGCACCCATAACTTTGAGCTGCACTTGACGGACGGGCGCATTCTCGAAGGCTACTCCGCGCCCGTCGTTTCGCCGGACAACGAAACCCTGTACGGCCGGATCATCAGCCATCGCGACATCACCGAACGTAAACAAGCCGAGGAGGAGCTGCAGCGTATTACGGCGCAGACCGAGATGATCCTGACGGCGATCTCCTCAGTGCTGATCGGCGTGGACGAAAACGACACCATTATCACCTGGAACAACGCCGCCCGCAATCTGTTTGGCCCCGCCGCCGCCGATGTCCTGGGACTTCCCTTCCGGGAATGCGGCATCCAATGGAAATGGGAATTCGTGCTCGACGCGATCCAGATTTGCCGCAACAGCGGGCAGAACCTGCGCGTTGAGGATACGGCCTACACTCGCGCCGACGGCAAGGACGGCATCCTGGGCCTGAGCATCAACCCGATCGCGACACACACCGGCGACACGATGGGATTTGTCGTGATCGGCACGGACATCACGGACCGTCGGATCCTGGAGGGTCAGCTCGCGCAGTCCCAGAAATTGGAATCCATCGGCCAGCTCGCCGCCGGAATCGCGCATGAGATCAACACCCCCGTGCAGTATCTCAGCGACAACACCCGCTTTCTCCAGGACGCCTTCACGGATCTGCAAAGCGCACTCGACGCCTATGCGGAATCGCTGGAGGCGAGTGAGAACGGCGGCGTCAGCCCGGAACTGATCGCGAAGACCAAAGCGGCGGTCGACGCCGCCGATGTGGAATATCTAACCGAGGAGATCCCCAGCGCCATCAAGCAGTCTCTGGAGGGCCTGGAGCGCGTCGCGCATTTGGTGCGCGCCATGAAGGATTTCTCCCACCCCGGCATGGCGGAGAAGACGGCCGTCGATCTGAACCGAACCATCGACAGCACGGTGACCGTCGCCCGTAACGAATGGAAGTATGTCGCCGACCTGGTGACCGATTTCGATGATAGTTTGCCGCTGGTCCACTGTCTGCCGGGCGAGCTGAACCAGGTGGTGCTGAATATGGTGGTCAACGCCGCGCACGCCATCTCGGATGTCGTCGGCGACAGCGTCAGCGAAAAAGGCGTTATTACGATCCGAACGATGCAGGATGGCGAATGGGTGGAAATCCGGATCTCGGACACCGGCTCCGGCATGCCGGAGCACGTCAAGAAAAAGATCTTCGATCCATTCTTCACAACCAAGGGCGTCGGCAAGGGAACGGGGCAAGGATTGGCGATTTCGCATTCCGTGATCGTTGACAAGCACGGCGGCACGATCGCCGTGGAAAGCGAACCGGGCGCCGGCTCCACGTTTATTATTCGGCTTCCGATCAACGACACGGAAATCGAACACGCCAAGGCCGCTTGA